In Rissa tridactyla isolate bRisTri1 chromosome 8, bRisTri1.patW.cur.20221130, whole genome shotgun sequence, one genomic interval encodes:
- the WDR90 gene encoding WD repeat-containing protein 90 isoform X8, with the protein MRATLRLGGHGDNGVSTGQGTLGRGCVNGVPGTGGNGRRPCGGTVPPPIPVPAAWQRPYLNIFKHFRVEEWKRSAREGDVAALTDARLKGTVYRIRGSIPASNYLQLPRTGTQSLGLAGRYLYLLFRPMPRKHFVIHLDVATQENQVVRISFSTLFKEFKSTATWLQFPFLCGAAEGSLGDGAARRDLMGAAPADVRWTCLVLDLPSILSLYLSRRYSHLKSVKLCSNLLVKNLCTSDLVFDPGVTFSEARRADLACRGVAPMPREMAFPVPRGQKWHDLYDYIRFPSEGSKLSYDSIQKICPGPAAGGQVSKDPQPVTLTKAVRDRLSLIHQITSPKAMPRRRPVITRSIPEVHLTAPGSPAAVPAGDQELEKTQRPHSAGDIGQSAAVGDGGIHVYAHQRSERTIRATHTGSEERLLPDPILKLRMIIGFGGCSTKWALWTRNNAAVVYPCHAVIVTLQIQTGEQRFFIGHTDKVSALAFNGNSTLLASAQAGPLSVVRLWDFPTGTCLSVFKTHVRSLLSLSFSYSGAVLCGVGKDGHGKTLVVVWNAAQVTRGGEVAVLAKAHTDVDIQALKIAFFDDTRMVSCGRDNIRLWRVRSGALRSCPINLGEYHSLEFTDLAFEEGHAAEREPEDRMLFVCSKSGHVLEVDYKNVCVRTVRRLLPAESRGCPRQDKAGPGIAINSISFSSTFCATGSEDGYLRLWPLDFSAVVLEAEHEAPVSSVCISPDSRKVLCTTAAGNVGYLDIQSQGYNTLMRSHEDSVLAFSVEGIWKQMATVSQDNTIRVWDLASMQQLYDFTAADEMPCAVAFHPTQHVLACGFDSGMVRTFSLAASDLLVEHKQHRTVITGLTFSPDGNFMFSCCLQGTLALYSCMAQKSHVLRVLGNVVVRDAGSGPDALVVSGDSRLLAFVGPSKYVVTVMEACSLDELLRVDISILDLNSTALDSAVRVCFAPAPRGELLVSTSSNKILVLDAKTGRLVREVSPVHKLSCSSLALSKDGRYLLTAGDKVIKVWDYRMRFAVNFQVYIGHSEPVRQVAFTPDQRHVISVGDAIFLWDFLALPAERSPRAEAPSSESALLPGAGQRRSGFSCVGRSWRNDLGEGSSEKLKDASETPRQTVPLPLLSSPPCLDVSSVHQAGCQSIFSESDKEEEAGLPGSSRMVANGDKDATVRVVESVRSEELLVVRPKVGRESSRSPGESANEPRKETKSPKSQCSVRPDSYRHFTPRFKASVLPQNFLSPPAGSEFFKLKGVIGYNGNGRGNMVWNPDTGFFAYTCGCVIVVEDLHSGSQNHWLGHTEEISTLALSHDAQVLASASGKRSGDSHCQIRIWNVQDGVCTASLFHHETQVQAMAFSRDDRFLVTLGDYSDQTIALWNTYTYKLISSTCISEPVHDVAFSPFSHRDLACVGKGAMMFWLLEQQGADVNLKVHRVPAPDVLGPVELTSLCYGDDGLLYSGTNSGQICLWDTETNCCFMTWEADEGEIGVLVCGRDRLVSGSNTKRIRLWAVAAVQELRLKGADARSSSVLLEHEITLDGTIVSAAFDDSLEMGIVGTTAGTLWYINWTESTSIRLISGHKNKVTEVCFSPDETHCATCGEDGSVRIWSLGSMELVVQFQVLNQSCQCLAWKPHPVVAWGAESQHVVAGYSDGTIRVFSISRTEMELKMHPHAVALTAIAYSTDGEMILSGGKDGLVVVSSPRTGMTIHILAEHKGSPITVLQCTRKQYRDFGVEGGELWLATSLDRRVSVWASDWLKDKCELLDWLSFPAPAGPEGLGSLPPSLAAFCPWEPGTLVYVGFGMQKEALFYSLRKKQRR; encoded by the exons ATGAGGGCAACACTGCGGCTGGGAGGACATGGAGATAATGGGGTGTCAACAGGGCAGGGGACCCTGGGACGTGGCTGCGTCAATGGGGTCCCCGGTACAGGGGGTAACGGGAGACGTCCGTGTGGGGGGACCGTCCCCCCGCCGATCCCAGTaccagcagcctggcagcgtCCTTACCTGAACATCTTCAAGCACTTCCGCGTGGAGGAGTGGAAGCGCTCCGCCAGGGAGGGGGACGTGGCTGCCCTCACG GACGCAAGGTTGAAGGGAACTGTCTACCGGATCCGGGGCTCCATCCCCGCCAGCAACTACCTGCAGCTGCCCCGGACGGGGACGCAATcgctggggctggcggggcgtTACCTCTACCTGCTCTTCAGGCCCATGCCCCGCAAGCACTTCGTCATCCACCTGGATGTCGCCACCCAG GAAAACCAGGTGGTTCGCATCTCTTTCTCCACCCTCTTTAAGGAGTTCAAATCCACGGCCACCTGGCTGCAGTTCCCCTTCCTCTGTGGGGCAGCCGAGGGCTCGCTGGGCGACGGCGCAGCCAGGCGCG atcTCATGGGAGCCGCCCCCGCCGATGTGCGCTGGACCTGCCTGGTGCTGGACctgccctccatcctctccctctacCTCAGCCGACGGTACAGCCACCTGAAGAGCGTCAAGCTCTGCTCCAACCTGCTGGTGAAAAACCTCTGCACGAGCGACTTGGTGTTCGACCCAG GTGTGACCTTCTCCGAGGCCCGGCGAGCTGACCTGGCCTGCCGCGGGGTGGCTCCCATGCCACGGGAAATGGCTTTCCCCGTGCCCAGGGGACAGAAGTGGCACGACCTCTACGACTACATCAG GTTCCCATCCGAGGGGTCCAAGCTGTCCTACGACTCCATCCAGAAGATTTGTCCTGGTCCTGCGGCAG GTGGCCAAGTCTCAAAGGACCCCCAGCCGGTGACGCTCACCAAAGCAGTCCGTGACCGACTGTCCCTCATCCATCAGATAACCAGTCCCAAAGCT ATGCCACGTCGGCGCCCTGTAATTACGAGAAGCATCCCTGAGGTTCACCTGACAGCCCCAGGGTCTCCGGCAGCCGTGCCTGCTGGGGACCAGGAGCTGGAGAAGACCCAGAGACCGCACAGCGCAGGGGACATTGGGCAGTCAGCGGCAGTCGGTGACGGTGGCATCCATGTGTATGCTCACCAGAGGAGCGAGCGAACCATCCGAGCCACCCACACTGGCTCAGAGGAG AGGCTTTTACCAGATCCCATCCTGAAGCTGAGAATGATTATTGGCTTTGGAGGCTGCAGCACCAAATGG GCGCTGTGGACTCGGAACAACGCTGCGGTGGTTTACCCCTGCCACGCTGTTATAGTCACCCTGCAGATCCAGACCGGGGAGCAGAGGTTCTTCATTGGACACACGGATAAG GTGTCGGCGCTGGCCTTCAACGGGAACAGCACCTTGCTGGCTTCCGCGCAGGCTGGTCCCCTCAGTGTGGTGCGACTCTGGGACTTCCCGACGGGCACCTGCCTCTCCGTGTTTAAAACCCACGTCCGCTCCCTCTTGTCCCTGAG CTTCTCCTACAGCGGAGCCGTTCTGTGTGGCGTCGGAAAGGATGGGCATGGCAAAACG ctggtggtggtgtggaACGCTGCTCAGGTGACCCGTGGTGGAGAGGTGGCCGTGCTGGCCAAAGCGCACACGGATGTGGACATCCAGGCCTTAAAGATTGCCTTTTTTGATGATACCAG GATGGTGTCGTGCGGCCGGGACAACATCAGGCTGTGGCGAGTGCGGAGCGGAGCACTGCGCTCGTGTCCCATCAATCTGGGCGAGTACCATTCCCTGGAGTTCACCGACCTGGCCTTCGAGGAGGGGCACGCAGCCGAGCGGGAGCCAGAGGACCGCATGCT CTTCGTCTGCAGCAAGAGCGGCCACGTCCTGGAGGTGGACTACAAGAACGTCTGCGTGAGGACTGTGCGGCGGCTGCTGCCCGCCGAGTCCCGGGGCTGCCCGCGGCAGGACAAGGCAG GCCCCGGGATCGCTATAAACAGTATTAGCTTCTCTTCAACCTTCTGCGCCACGGGTTCAGAAGATGGCTACCTGCGGCTGTGGCCACTGGACTTCTCGGCTGTTGTCTTAGAGGCGG AGCACGAGGCTCCGGTGAGTTCTGTCTGCATCAGCCCGGACAGCCGCAAAGTCTTGTGCACGACGGCTGCTGGGAATGTGGGTTACCTGGATATCCAGTCCCAGGGCTATAACACCCTCATGCGCTCTCACGAGGACTCCGTTCTGGCGTTCTCGGTGGAGGGGATTTGGAAGCAGATGGCAACGGTGTCTCAGGACAACACTATCCGAGTCTGGGACCTGGCCTCCATGCAGCAG CTGTACGACTTTACGGCCGCGGATGAAATGCCATGTGCTGTGGCCTTTCACCCTACCCAGCACGTCCTGGCCTGTGGCTTCGACAGCGGGATGGTGCGGACCTTCAGCTTGGCTGCCTCTGATCTGCTGGTGGAGCACAA gCAGCACCGCACTGTGATCACTGGACTGACCTTCTCTCCAGATGGCAATTTCAtgttcagctgctgtttgcagggaACTCTGGCTCTTTACAGCTGTATGGCTCAGAAAAGCCACGTCCTGAGGGTCCTGG GTAACGTGGTGGTCCGGGATGCCGGGAGCGGTCCAGATGCCTTGGTGGTGAGCGGGGACAGCCGTCTCCTGGCCTTCGTGGGTCCCTCCAAGTACGTTGTGACGGTGATGGAGGCCTGCTCTTTAGATGAG CTGCTGAGGGTGGACATCAGCATCCTCGATTTGAACAGCACGGCCTTGGACTCGGCAGTGAGGGTCTGCTTTGCCCCGGCGCCTCGAGGCGAGCTCCTGGTGTCCACTTCTTCCAATAAAATCCTCGTGCTTGATGCAAAAACGGGACGGCTGGTGCGAGAG GTGTCTCCCGTGCACAAGCTGTCCTGTTCTTCCTTGGCGCTGAGCAAGGATGGCAGGTACCTGCTCACTGCCGGCGACAAAGTTATCAAAGTGTGGGACTATCGGATGCGCTTCGCTGTCAACTTCCAG GTGTACATCGGGCACTCGGAGCCAGTGCGCCAGGTGGCCTTCACCCCAGACCAACGGCACGTCATCAGCGTTGGAGATGCCATCTTCCTCTGGGATTTCCTGGCTCTGCCTGCGGAGAGGTCACCCCGAGCCGA GGCTCCTTCCTCCGAGTCCGCTCTGCTGCCGGGAGCAG ggcagaggagaagtgGCTTCTCCTGTGTTGGAAGAAGCTGGAGAAATGACCTTGGAG AAGGGAGCTCTGAGAAGCTAAAGGATGCCTCTGAGACACCTCGGCAGACAGTTCCTCTCCCCTTGTTGTCCTCACCACCCTGTCTGGACGTCAGCTCTGTCCACCAAGCGGGATGTCAAA GTATTTTCTCTGAGTCGGACAAAGAGGAGGAAGCAGgtctgccaggcagcagcaggatggtggcGAACGGAGATAAAGACGCCACGGTCCGTGTGGTGGAGTCGGTCAGAAGCGAGGAGCTGCTTGTTGTGAGGCCCAAAGTGGGGCGGGAGAGCTCGAGGTCTCCTGGAGAATCGGCAAACG AACCCAGAAAGGAGACCAAAAGTCCCAAGTCCCAGTGCTCTGTCCGCCCAGATTCCTACCGGCATTTCACTCCTCGCTTTAAGGCATCGGTGCTCCCCCAG AATTTCTTATCTCCTCCAGCTGGCAGTGAATTCTTCAAGCTGAAAGGAGTGATTGGCTACAACGGGAACGGCAGAGGGAATATGGTGTGGAACCCGGACACAG GCTTCTTCGCCTACACCTGTGGCTGCGTCATCGTGGTTGAAGACCTGCActcaggatcacagaatcactggCTTGGCCACACAGAGGAGATCTCTACGCTCGCCCTCAGCCACGACGCCCAG GTTCTTGCCTCTGCCTCGGGAAAGAGGAGTGGAGACTCCCATTGTCAGATCCGCATCTGGAACGTCCAGGACGGGGTTTGCACAGCAAGTCTCTTCCATCACGAGACGCAAGTACAAGCCATGGCCTTCTCTCGGGATGACAGGTTCCTCGTCACC CTAGGGGACTACAGCGACCAAACCATTGCTCTGTGGAATACCTACACTTACAAACTCATCTCATCGACTTGTATCTCGGAGCCAGTCCATGACGTGGCTTTTAGTCCTTTTTCTCACAGAGACCTGGCCTGTGTGGGGAAGGGAGCCATGATGTTTTGGCTGttggagcagcagggagctgaTGTCAACCTCAAG GTTCATCGGGTCCCTGCCCCGGACGTGCTAGGGCCGGTGGAGCTGACCTCTCTCTGTTACGGTGATGACGGTCTTCTCTATAGTGGGACCAACTCAGGCCAGATCTGCCTGTGGGACACTGAAACTAATTGCTGCTTTATGACATGGGAGGCCGACGAGGGCGAGATCG GCGTGCTGGTGTGTGGGCGCGACAGGCTGGTGAGCGGCAGCAACACGAAACGCATCCGCCTGTGGGCAGTGGCCGCCGTGCAGGAGCTGAGGCTGAAAGGTGCCGATGCCAG GTCTAGCTCAGTCCTGCTAGAACATGAGATTACCCTTGACGGGACAATAGTCAGTGCAGCCTTTGATGACTCTTTAGAAATGGGAATTGTGGGCACCACGGCCGGAACGCTGTGGTACATCAACTGGACGGAGAGCACAAGCATCCGACTAATCAGCGGCCACAAGAACAAG GTGACCGAAGTGTGCTTCAGCCCTGACGAGACTCACTGTGCAACGTGCGGGGAAGACGGCAGCGTGAGGATTTGGTCTCTGGGCAGCATGGAGCTGGTGGTACAGTTCCAGGTGCTCAACCAG AGCTGCCAGTGCCTGGCCTGGAAGCCCCATCCCGTCGTTGCATGGGGAGCTGAGAGCCAGCACGTAGTGGCAGGCTACAGCGATGGCACCATCCGCGTCTTCAGCATTTCCAGGACAGAGATGGAACTGAAAATGCACCCCCATGCCGTTGCACTGACGGCAATTGCCTACTCCACAGACG GAGAGATGATCCTATCAGGGGGCAAGGACGGGCT